Sequence from the Mytilus galloprovincialis chromosome 13, xbMytGall1.hap1.1, whole genome shotgun sequence genome:
CCGTAAAACAGACATACTTCTTGTCTGTAATAAATTTGGACGATGTTTCATGTACAAAGTACAAGCCACAAACTAAATTAATTGGTTGCATCAGAGAACGTTTATAATCTGTTGGTGAAGAGTTTGTTGTCTTTGGAGAATAAAGacttgtcaataaaaaaaaaaccactttgtAATTAAACCTTAATGTTAAATAGATATGAATGAAGGAGGATGTGTCTGCCTAGTACATAAAAAAACAGCAACCCATCGAAAAATTAAGAGAGATATTGAAATCAAACTACGGTTTTTAACAAGAGTATCATTCTGaattacaaacaaaaatatccatttcattaccATTGCTAAATGAGGATGACACACAAAATATAAtaccaaaaagaaataaaagtagcGTCAATCAAATAGAGCCAATTATATCGTTTGATATCGAGGGTTCTGAAATCTTTCATCAAGTTTGCTAGCAGATTGATATCACTCTATATATATACTCAAATTctatcaactaaaaaaaaagagaacaacCTAACTGTGAATTACAAAACAGGTGTGCACTATTCAACATTGTTTTACGTAGTTAAGTCTGTTTCCCAGACACCACAAGCAAACGGTCATCATTTAGTATATGGAATAATTATAAGTGAACATGTCCGTTTGACAATATTTACCTGACCCAAATTTTTCTTTCATGGTGtttttttctcaacattatgATTTTTggcaagaaaaaaaaagcaaaagatcAAGTGTATTTTGTgtgaaatacttctttgaaatttTCTGGTATTGTTAAAGAGACCTTGAAGTCATTATGGATTGCTCATTGGTTAAAGTTAATTTGTTGTGGTTATGTACGCTTTCTAGATTTCATAAGCAATAGGTCAGCAATAGATTTCATTAGCCGTAtatggaattttgggtcctaaatacacttcaaatttgtacttgtttggctttataactattttgatctgagcgtcactgatgagtcttatgaagacgaaacgcgcatctggcgtatttaattataatcctggtacgtttgacaactatttacaccactaggtcgataggagtcgcaggctcaacaaactagaggctcttaaaagcctgtgtcgctcaccttgctctatgtgcatattcaacaaaaattgttttggtgatggtgatgtgtttgtagatcttactttactgaacatttttgctacttacaattatattcatctttaatgaacttggcccattagttaaagaagaaaatattttgttaatttatgaaaattgttaaaaattgactgtaaagggctataactccttaagagtcaactgaccattttagtcatgttgatttatttgtagatctaactttgctgaacattattgctgtttacagtttgtctctaatattcaagatattaaccaaaaactgcaaaatttccttaaaattgccaattcagggacagcaacccaacaaccgattgtccaatttgtctgaaatttcagggcagctagatGTTGACTTCATAAAGAATTCAACCCTTGTcacatttgctctaaatgctttggtttcagagttataagccaaaatctacattttacccctatgttctatttttagccatggtggccatcttggctggttggccaggtcacaccagacatttttcaaactagataccccaatgatgattgtggccaagtatagttaaatttgacccagtattttcagaggagaaaatttttgtaaacgattacaaaaatttacgaaaaattgatatgaaatgactataaagggcagtaactccttaaggggtcaagtgaccattttggtcatgtctgacttatttgtagatcttactttgctgatcattattgctgtttacagtttatctctatctataataatattcaagatattaaccaaaaacttcaaaatttccttaatattgccaattcagggacagcaacgcAACAACTgattgtccgatttgtctgaaaatttcagggcataaaacttgacctgatgaacaattttaccccttgtcatcAACAATTTCAcaacctgtcagatttgctctaaatgctttggtttttgagttataagccaaaaactgcattttacccctatgttctatttttagccatggcggccatcttggttggttggcagggtcacgtcacactttttttaaaactagataccacaatgatgattgtggccaagtttggattaatttggcccagtagtttctgagaagaagatttttgtaaaagttaacgacgacggttGACGACGActgatgacggacgccaagtgatgagaaaagctcacttggcttttaggccaggtgagctaaaacaagaatgtgtcctcagtacacgaatgccccactcgcactatcattttccatgttcagtggaccgtgaaattcgggtaaaaactctaatttggcattaaaattagaaagatcatatcatagggaacatgtgtactaagtttgaagtggattggacttcaacttcatcaaaaactaccttgaccaaaaactttaacctggagcgggacagacggacggacggacggacagacagacggacggacagacgaacggacgcacagaccagaaaacataatgcccctctactatcgtaggtggggcataaaaagatgtGGAACGACTGCCATTGAGAATACAAAGAGTATTTTGCTATGGAAATGATAGTGAAGTACAGATGATTAAACAAATCTGCCTGACAGGACTAAATGTTTAACACTTCAAACAAGATACGAACAACCTACTGTAAGTAAGATGTgttaagattgccaatgagacaactctccacaagagaaaaaataacacagaaattccTAATGTTCTTCTAAAACCTGTACAATCATTTAATGATAATGCATGACCAgtatttgtttcctcttgtacatgtATTCCATCTCACTGATCAAACATAAATGCCCTGAACGTTTCAGGTTGGACTGCTGATTTTCTGCACAACATCTTGTTAAAGAAAACAGACCATAAGATAGTTtcacattattttatttcaagatatttttaaTAACAAGAAACAAATCATTCTCATGAacaaagtatatgtacataatcTACATATGATTAGACATAATAAagcagttatctccctttacaaGAGATTCACTCAGTTCAACTGCTAAAGAGTAGTTATCTCCCTTACAATAATTTAATTCACTGGAAATCTCTCCTTTAAAGACAAATTTTCAGAATCAGAGGAATGTCCTTTCCTCACAAGATTGAAAATGGTATTTTCCTAAATAAACCATTCTCATCTAAATAAACTATCATAGTAACCATGGTAATATACAGGTagtttaaaaactattttttttctatctgacTAATGACTGCTTTTCTTGAAAAaaaggttaaggtcagatgaaaaTTAAGAGACAATTTAAACCCTTCTATTATTTCTAGTTTTAACTTCTTATTAAACGCCAGCCTGGTGAATGATTCAACTTTAATGCattaattatttcaaacaaaataaagaaaaaaattattaatgcATGTAAAAATATTCTGGATATTCATAGTAAACCCCTGAACAgtgtattaaattttttttttttataactataacTTTTGAAATGATGGCtatttctgtttattttgttaaattataaatCTACAAAGTTAAATTAATTCTATTAACAATGACATATGATGCTCAAACATCATGAACATCCTAGAAAGAACCTCTTTTGTGTTCATGTTTAAAAAGTTCCATTAGATATTGATGGATTCTTAGTAACATTTACTTAGctttaaaacttttttgattggtgCATTGCTGATAAttcttttgtagatgaaaaatATGCCCGGCATACAATGTTATAAGCCTGATATCTACTTCAACATATAGAATATGAAAAAgacgaacattttttttttttaataagaatttaTTTAAATTGTGTGACCGTCTAGTCTGTGTTATGATGTGAAATTCTAATCAAAGTGCTTTTGAGTactgaagggtaaagattgcatTCATATTGGAGTGGGGACTAGGAATAAGACATATCATTGTATTATATATAAGCAGTATTGGGAAAGTACAACTATGAATTGGAAATATAATAATTGACAAAAAGCTATGAATTGGAGATGTGATAATTATTGACAAAAGGGGGGTACCTTccattttaaatattaattcaCCAATTACATACTTCATATATTCAGACAGACACAAGATGCATGCACCATGCATACTTTACATGTAATTTTCTTGAAAGGAATGATTATGCACATACACATTTCTCTATTATTTTGAATTTCTTAGtaaaaacagtataaaaaaataccaaactccaagacAAATTCAAACGCTATCAATAATCAGAACATttgaaaaacaactgccatattcctgacttggtacaggcatttcctttgaggaaaatggtgggttaagccaggctttatagctagctaaacctcccacttatataacagttgtttgtacaatcatgacaatgtagtataattgatgttcatggataggatgtttAAAGGTTGTGTTAGAAGCAGTTTTTTCCCTTTCTCTCTCTCAGAAGTGGTTAAAAAGTCTTCTGCAAGAATGCAATCTTTACCATGTTTTCCCTGAACAAATAATTGTTTGTCCTAATTAATTTTAATCTATTCAATGTGGCAACACATAAATAAGGCCAGGCTGGGATAGAAAGAAGATAtgaaagaaataaacaatactgGAGCAGTTAAAATAACAGATCAGGAAAATGAGAATGAGAAAAGAAGATAACCATGGTAACAAAGGAAAGTTCTtgcaaatattacaaaataaaaccaaaattcTTTTACATCTGATTAACTTCtacataattaaattaaaaaaacaaactttaaacaTATATAAATTCATTGCAGTGTTTCTTTCTAACAACAATgcaaatgtttcaatcatttttttttatatgcactTTCAGCATTTTTGGGGTTATATTCAAATTTTTCTTTGTGACAAAAAAATTGTggaaaaaaggtgaaaaatttgtttgtatatataactatcaattgaaaaaaaaataatataagaacTCATTACATATAATTAATGATCTCATTTCAGAGAAAACAAATTTCTACAGTTATAACCCAAACCATGTAATATACAGCTGCAACATAATGGATTGTAAACAAGCTCCTTAGAGGCATAAAGGTCCTACTCATAAATGCCCTATAACTTATATAATgattaacacataaacaaaaagtACACAGTCATCATCCATTCAAACACCAATGGTTTTTATCTTTCTCTTTTGACTTTTTTCATCCATCTATTTCTTGCTTATAACATTCTCTCGTCATTCATCCATCTATTCCCCTTTTACCCACAAGCAGCAATTCACATTAGAACACAATTTAAAGGTGGTAAAACACcattattatgtttaaatttttatggCATATGAAGAAGTAATGATATTCATCCTCAACATCTGCACCTTATTCCTTACACATCAAAGATGGTAAAACACCTTTAGTATGTTTAAAATTTGATGGCATATGAAAAAGTAATGAAATTCATCCTCAACATCTACACAGCTTCTCACATCTCTAACTTAGTTATTTTGGGGTGTCCTGTATTTTGAGGACATTGTCACACTTCCAAAGACATTTCCATGCACTAATCTACACAGTATCACAGCCCATTCAGTCATAAAAATGCTACATCAATGTCAATCATTACTaataatcatcatcatcatcataactGTCATTATTAGAAAACAAATGAACCACAAGTTCATATGTTGACATCATTAATGCTGTGTTGGGTATCTGTCTAATCAACTGAGTACCCAATCCACGATACAGTCCACGGAATCCTTCCTCTTTACCTACAGTTACAAGAGTCTGAAAGAATGATTTGTACTTTGAACCTTCCTCACGAAGTCTTGTTCTTACCACTTCTgcaagtaaaaaataaaacaagatttaAATATCTATCAAAGATTTGATTAGCATGAAACACACATTCAGGTGTGCATTCAgtgtttgttttgcaatatgaACTTAAAATTAAAGGCACATTTAGGAAATATTATGAATCAGAGTTATCCTCCTTTGCCTTTAATTGTAttcaaaccattttttttcttcaattaaaataGTTTTTGACAATTATGTTTACCCTGAGATCTACCCAGTTTTTAGTAGAGTTCCTGTTGCTCAACCATAAGTTTATTTTATGTTCAGTTGTGTATACATGTACTGTtaggtctttttcattttttgtttttttgcacaTGGCGTTGTGAATCTATTTTcgtcttatgagtttgaatgtccctttgatgTTTTCACCTCTCTTTTACAAACATAAACATTGTTATCCTTTAATTTGAACAATAATATAACGACTTATCACATCTAATATTCAGACCCTCAAGAATAGTTAAGGACCAAAGACAGAAAATAGTGGCATACAGTTGTAGGAGTATTTCTTACCATGAGGGTAAGCCACACATGTGGCACACGTCTTCGAAATAGCACCAGCAGCCATGAAACGGAGAAAATCTGTAGCAGAACGACTATCCTGTGATCCATTATACTCTAACATTCGAGCCTTTAACGCTTCATATATCACAAAATGAATTACTGTCTCGGTAACACCAAAATATGAAGCAGTAATTCCACGGTAAAATGCTTTCACACCTTCAGTCTGGTAAATGTTTTTGACACATTGTCTGCATGTTAAACTGTTGTCCTTCCTGGAAAAAAGATTATCATAAACTATGAAGTCTAACAAATTGcttatatttcttatttaatatttgtgtggttttgttatttttcaatgtGCACTAATTGTTTTTTTGATGTTCATCAAACCTCCCAATAAAACTAATTTgttgacacagaaactaacaccAGATATTGAGGACCACAGCTATCTGTCATAAGCTTTACCAAGTAGTCAATAGTAAACACTTTGTGCTCAAAACACAAAGTCCAGTATTTAGACTAGTTAAGTTTTTGAGTCAGAGTATGATTAATCATATTCAAGTTTTATGACTGTTATctgtaaaatatatttgcaaTGCTTCATAAATAATTGTGTTCctactttttaattttttcagaGTTATTCTGACCACTTAATAAAATCTAAactgaaaatgtttttttctgaacaCAGAAATTGGTACcatattatttacatttatacatACTTTGAATCTAGTTGAAGTCGTGTTTTGACGAACCAGATCGGGTTGGTGAGAGTACATGCAGTGAAAcctgaaaatgaaaacaacaaactGTATTGTCTGAAATAATCCAAATTCTTCCAACATGAAAATAACACTgcaataccatttttttttagaatgcaattaaaatgtttagggattgattatatatttttgGTGATAAATTaagcacacattttttttaattttgcatgaAGATTGTaggtttatatttttatcaatataattgCTTGACAATAAAAATTCTCACATTTATCTTAAATATAAAGTTGTCAAAAATGGTTGtcctagaaaaataataaacgaacaaacaaacaaacaaaaacaacagtgAAAAtctagaaataataataatatattgaccattgaattaaaaataaagaaacagaataatgaagccaaaaaaaaaagaagaaagaaagaaaagtttttttaaagGTAAAGTGCAGTTCATGAATTACTTAATCAAGTTGGCCACTTTGATaatttatcaaatgataaaagaAAAGGCCCTTTTAAAATGAAGTTGTTTTTCAAATTGGAAAAATTttcaatgcaatatttttattgtcaACCATTTATATAACACAAGGCCAGGTATTCTGGTCGGTAAATAGTGCAAATAAAGATATGAGTCAGCAATTGTGCATACGCAAatcacaaaatattaaaataaattattaaaatccTTTCATTCACTGACAGATTAAATTGTCTGCTAGATATTCATACATTCTAGATTCCAAGCAATGTTTTTTTGTATGCTAAAACTGAATTTTCAGTCATCTGTTCGAGGgaaaaacatactttttttcaattaaccacaattaatttttgaaaatagcaatTTGAAATGCAGAAATATCCAAatcttttttcacatatttatttttctttcttcctaCATTacctattttattttaatttttttttgcacatgcATTCAAAATACCTTACATGAATATTAGTAATGAATTTATCGGGAGGTTGTACGAGATGGGTTGATATGAATCATGCACATtcatgagttatgccccttattTATAGTTAAGCTTTTTAAAGCCTACTCAAGGATGACAATGCCATCTAGGCATTCCAGTTTATCTAGCTCTCTTTCTGTGACAACAATTCTTTCACCAAaaaaattttgtatttcaatttaaGGTGTCAAATACAACCAGTTCAAATTAAGCCTGCGACTTGCACCCgttttaaacacaaaataaatatatatgcatcaacatatgcTAAATCAATGCAGATTGTTCATATTAATAAATTGTTCGTTGATCAACACAA
This genomic interval carries:
- the LOC143057296 gene encoding solute carrier family 25 member 36-like isoform X1, giving the protein MFEKLEIDQMRIFSTFQIRITSFPFDVTSLLAGSVGGTVGAIATCPLEVVKTRLQSSVAQFHPAYIQSHTTTYVPNVQLYTTAGTVSADTQLLQNGYHHTKSHVSLMKCLKHIVQTEGVNGLFKGLGPNLIGVAPSRAIYFFSYANMKNYLNTVMNPETPLVHIGSAVTAGFTACTLTNPIWFVKTRLQLDSKKDNSLTCRQCVKNIYQTEGVKAFYRGITASYFGVTETVIHFVIYEALKARMLEYNGSQDSRSATDFLRFMAAGAISKTCATCVAYPHEVVRTRLREEGSKYKSFFQTLVTVGKEEGFRGLYRGLGTQLIRQIPNTALMMSTYELVVHLFSNNDSYDDDDDY
- the LOC143057296 gene encoding solute carrier family 25 member 36-like isoform X2 — encoded protein: MSGTNHIGVHLLAGGVGGTVGAIATCPLEVVKTRLQSSVAQFHPAYIQSHTTTYVPNVQLYTTAGTVSADTQLLQNGYHHTKSHVSLMKCLKHIVQTEGVNGLFKGLGPNLIGVAPSRAIYFFSYANMKNYLNTVMNPETPLVHIGSAVTAGFTACTLTNPIWFVKTRLQLDSKKDNSLTCRQCVKNIYQTEGVKAFYRGITASYFGVTETVIHFVIYEALKARMLEYNGSQDSRSATDFLRFMAAGAISKTCATCVAYPHEVVRTRLREEGSKYKSFFQTLVTVGKEEGFRGLYRGLGTQLIRQIPNTALMMSTYELVVHLFSNNDSYDDDDDY
- the LOC143057296 gene encoding solute carrier family 25 member 36-like isoform X3, with product MVSFSIGVVHLVAGSVGGTVGAIATCPLEVVKTRLQSSVAQFHPAYIQSHTTTYVPNVQLYTTAGTVSADTQLLQNGYHHTKSHVSLMKCLKHIVQTEGVNGLFKGLGPNLIGVAPSRAIYFFSYANMKNYLNTVMNPETPLVHIGSAVTAGFTACTLTNPIWFVKTRLQLDSKKDNSLTCRQCVKNIYQTEGVKAFYRGITASYFGVTETVIHFVIYEALKARMLEYNGSQDSRSATDFLRFMAAGAISKTCATCVAYPHEVVRTRLREEGSKYKSFFQTLVTVGKEEGFRGLYRGLGTQLIRQIPNTALMMSTYELVVHLFSNNDSYDDDDDY